The following proteins are co-located in the Pseudomonadota bacterium genome:
- a CDS encoding PilZ domain-containing protein, with amino-acid sequence MERRTVTRYNLQVPARVETLSDQGAIQLYEWKTRDVSSGGAFILTDGRSLPSGADVKVDLLLNSFSGAGSWVSVSGRVVRIENDGFGVCFDGYYQFVRHGSKLDI; translated from the coding sequence ATGGAAAGGCGTACTGTTACTAGATATAACCTTCAGGTTCCGGCGCGGGTTGAAACCCTGTCTGATCAAGGCGCGATTCAGCTTTATGAGTGGAAAACGAGGGATGTTTCATCTGGTGGTGCCTTTATCTTGACCGATGGCCGGAGTCTGCCGAGCGGGGCGGATGTCAAAGTTGATCTGCTGCTTAATTCATTTTCTGGAGCCGGTTCATGGGTAAGCGTAAGCGGCCGGGTAGTCCGGATTGAAAATGACGGTTTTGGGGTCTGTTTTGATGGCTATTACCAGTTTGTTAGACACGGCTCCAAACTTGATATATAG
- a CDS encoding NAD-dependent epimerase → MKILVTGAAGFIGFHVSRRLLSAGLEVVGLDNLNDYYDVQLKKDRLKMLEGEKNFSFAACDLVDNLEVAQIFQENLFHSVINLAAQAGVRYSLENPRAYIDSNLVGFLNILEGCRHNRVQHLIYASSSSVYGLNTHMPFSIHDNVDHPVSLYAASKKANELMAHAYSHLYQLPVTGLRFFTVYGPWGRPDMALFLFTRAILAGEPIKVFNYGEMARDFTYIDDIVEGIFRLLSHPPEKNQAWDGAAPDPGSSPAPYRLYNIGNHSPVKLLDFIAMLERSLGLKAKMEMLPMQPGDVPATCAEVADLEAAVGFAPDTPLEQGMQEFVAWYRNYYGVE, encoded by the coding sequence ATGAAAATTCTTGTTACAGGGGCCGCTGGTTTTATCGGTTTTCATGTCAGCCGCCGTCTGCTTAGCGCCGGACTGGAAGTTGTAGGTCTGGATAATCTTAATGATTATTATGATGTGCAACTAAAAAAGGATCGTCTGAAAATGCTGGAAGGGGAAAAAAATTTTTCCTTTGCCGCCTGTGATCTGGTCGATAATCTGGAAGTGGCCCAAATCTTTCAGGAGAACCTTTTTCATTCAGTGATTAATCTTGCCGCTCAGGCCGGGGTACGTTACAGTCTTGAAAATCCCAGGGCTTACATTGATAGTAACCTGGTTGGTTTTTTAAATATTCTTGAAGGCTGTCGTCACAATCGCGTTCAACATCTGATTTATGCATCCTCAAGTTCGGTTTATGGTCTCAATACCCATATGCCATTTTCGATTCACGATAATGTTGATCACCCGGTCAGTCTTTATGCCGCGAGTAAAAAAGCGAATGAGTTAATGGCTCATGCTTACAGCCATCTTTACCAGTTGCCGGTTACCGGACTACGTTTTTTTACCGTTTACGGGCCTTGGGGAAGACCTGATATGGCTTTGTTTCTTTTTACGCGGGCGATTCTTGCAGGGGAGCCGATCAAGGTTTTTAATTATGGTGAAATGGCGCGGGATTTTACCTATATAGATGACATCGTTGAGGGTATTTTCCGTTTACTCAGCCATCCGCCCGAAAAGAATCAAGCCTGGGATGGGGCCGCTCCGGATCCCGGCAGTAGTCCGGCTCCTTATCGGCTGTATAATATTGGCAACCACAGTCCGGTGAAGCTGCTTGATTTTATTGCGATGCTTGAAAGATCTCTGGGGCTGAAGGCGAAAATGGAGATGTTGCCGATGCAACCGGGAGATGTCCCGGCAACCTGCGCCGAAGTCGCTGACCTTGAAGCGGCAGTAGGCTTTGCTCCTGATACTCCTCTGGAACAGGGGATGCAGGAATTTGTTGCCTGGTATCGGAATTATTATGGGGTAGAGTGA